In Flavobacterium cerinum, one genomic interval encodes:
- a CDS encoding zinc ribbon domain-containing protein YjdM yields MSEEMKTCPQCGSPYGYYLNDEAYACPECTHEWNPAEATGQDTLVVKDSNGNLLQDGDAVIVIKDLPVKGAKGPIKAGTKVKNIRLTDGDHNIDCKIDGFGAMALKSEFVRKA; encoded by the coding sequence ATGTCTGAAGAAATGAAAACATGTCCGCAGTGCGGATCGCCTTACGGGTATTATTTAAACGATGAAGCTTATGCCTGTCCGGAATGTACACATGAATGGAACCCGGCGGAAGCAACCGGACAAGATACTCTGGTTGTAAAAGATTCAAACGGTAATCTTTTACAGGATGGTGATGCAGTTATCGTAATCAAAGACCTACCGGTGAAAGGTGCTAAAGGGCCTATTAAAGCAGGAACAAAAGTAAAAAACATTCGTCTTACAGACGGGGATCATAATATTGATTGCAAAATTGACGGTTTTGGCGCCATGGCGTTAAAGTCGGAGTTTGTTAGAAAAGCATAG
- a CDS encoding DUF2975 domain-containing protein encodes MEIKITTNQILKVLQLLSWIIFIGLCVQAGAVIVNTCITLFINPDGVKNFWEGADYLSELYKNDTGYFLIITVIMSIVSVLKAILFYLIVKLFVDKKISISQPFIPAFQHFILKIAYLSLGIGLFSYCGQNYSKWLSQVGNSNADLQVLDIAGADVWLFMTVILFVIAHIIKRGVEIQHENDLTI; translated from the coding sequence ATGGAAATTAAAATCACAACGAATCAAATCCTGAAAGTACTTCAGTTACTGTCGTGGATTATTTTTATCGGCTTATGTGTTCAGGCCGGTGCTGTTATTGTTAATACTTGTATTACACTGTTTATTAATCCAGACGGTGTGAAGAATTTTTGGGAAGGAGCGGATTACCTGTCGGAACTATATAAAAACGATACGGGTTATTTTTTGATCATTACTGTAATTATGAGTATTGTATCGGTACTGAAAGCCATTTTGTTTTACCTGATCGTTAAACTTTTTGTCGATAAAAAAATTAGTATTTCACAACCGTTTATCCCGGCTTTTCAACATTTTATCTTGAAAATAGCCTACCTGTCACTGGGAATCGGATTATTTTCTTATTGCGGACAAAACTATTCGAAATGGCTAAGTCAGGTTGGAAATAGCAATGCCGATCTACAGGTATTGGACATTGCCGGCGCGGATGTATGGTTGTTTATGACGGTCATCCTCTTTGTGATTGCTCATATTATAAAAAGAGGTGTGGAAATTCAGCATGAAAATGATTTAACGATTTAA
- a CDS encoding helix-turn-helix domain-containing protein, whose protein sequence is MAIIVNLDVMMAKRKMSLNELSEKVGLTLSNLSILKTGKAKAIRFSTLEAICEVLECQPGDILEYVEDKK, encoded by the coding sequence ATGGCTATTATTGTAAATTTGGATGTTATGATGGCGAAACGGAAGATGTCATTGAATGAACTTTCTGAGAAAGTAGGGTTGACGTTATCGAATTTGTCTATTTTAAAAACCGGAAAAGCAAAAGCGATACGATTTAGTACACTTGAAGCAATATGCGAGGTTTTGGAATGCCAACCGGGTGATATTCTGGAATACGTAGAGGATAAAAAATAA
- a CDS encoding SRPBCC family protein, whose translation MTSKITINTTIAANKNKVWDYYTQPEHIKKWNFAHPSWHCPSASNDMQVGGKYSARMEAKDGSFGFEFEAIYDAIEPGNSFTYTMPDGRQVTVSFNGSDNPTELIIAFDPENQNPIEMQKGGWQAILDNFKEYAETN comes from the coding sequence ATGACCTCAAAAATCACAATCAACACAACCATTGCCGCTAATAAGAATAAGGTTTGGGATTATTACACACAACCGGAACATATAAAAAAATGGAACTTTGCTCATCCGTCATGGCATTGTCCGTCGGCTTCAAACGACATGCAGGTTGGCGGTAAATATTCGGCGCGAATGGAAGCCAAAGACGGTAGTTTCGGCTTTGAGTTCGAAGCCATCTATGATGCGATTGAACCCGGTAACAGCTTTACGTACACTATGCCGGACGGCAGACAGGTTACAGTATCCTTCAACGGATCTGACAATCCGACCGAACTAATTATTGCTTTTGATCCGGAAAATCAAAATCCGATTGAAATGCAAAAAGGAGGCTGGCAAGCTATACTTGATAATTTTAAAGAATATGCTGAAACGAATTAA